In Parvivirga hydrogeniphila, one genomic interval encodes:
- the hisS gene encoding histidine--tRNA ligase — protein MELRAPKGTVDMLPETARAWERLSAAAQALFERYGYEPIYTPLFEHTELFARGIGEATDIVSKEMYTFEDRSGRSLTLRPEGTAGVVRAAVEHALVPHGAVAKLYYAGPMFRYERPQKGRMRQFWQIGVELLGAGEPSADAEVIALLVRYFEMLGLPRDRMRLLVNSMGDEACRPAYRDSVAAYIRAHEAALCDECRRRADTNPLRAFDCKNEGCQRVMAEAPRISEALCDDCRAHYEAVKQHLDALGIAYEEEPRLVRGLDYYTRTVFEVQAEGLGAQNAIGGGGRYDGLFSTLGGPATPGLGFALGFERTLLALKAAGIEPGAGEGVAAYIAAVDESVREAAFSLAMALRDAGVAAELDHRGRSLKAQFKHADKLGARVAVVVGPDELAAGEATVRDMVTKDERRVALADVPAHVAALIG, from the coding sequence GTGGAGCTCCGCGCCCCGAAAGGCACCGTCGACATGCTTCCCGAGACCGCTCGCGCGTGGGAGCGGCTCTCGGCCGCGGCGCAGGCGCTCTTCGAGCGGTACGGCTACGAACCCATCTACACTCCGCTCTTCGAGCACACCGAGCTGTTCGCACGAGGCATCGGCGAGGCGACCGACATCGTCTCGAAGGAGATGTACACCTTCGAGGACCGTTCCGGCCGCTCGCTCACGCTGCGTCCTGAGGGCACCGCCGGCGTCGTTCGGGCGGCAGTCGAGCACGCGCTCGTGCCGCACGGCGCGGTCGCCAAGCTCTACTACGCCGGCCCGATGTTCCGCTACGAGCGCCCACAGAAGGGCCGCATGCGCCAGTTCTGGCAGATCGGCGTCGAGCTTCTCGGAGCCGGAGAGCCGAGCGCGGACGCCGAGGTGATCGCGCTTCTCGTGCGGTACTTCGAGATGCTCGGGCTGCCGCGTGACAGGATGCGGCTGCTCGTGAACAGCATGGGCGACGAGGCCTGCCGCCCGGCCTACCGCGACTCGGTCGCGGCCTACATCCGGGCGCACGAGGCCGCGCTCTGCGATGAGTGCCGCCGCCGCGCGGACACGAACCCGCTTCGCGCCTTCGACTGCAAGAACGAGGGCTGCCAGCGCGTGATGGCAGAAGCGCCGCGCATCTCCGAGGCGTTGTGCGACGACTGTCGGGCGCACTACGAGGCCGTCAAGCAGCACCTGGACGCGCTCGGCATCGCGTACGAGGAGGAGCCGCGGCTCGTACGGGGGCTCGACTACTACACCCGCACCGTCTTCGAAGTGCAGGCCGAAGGACTCGGCGCACAGAACGCGATCGGCGGGGGCGGGCGGTACGACGGGCTGTTCTCGACGCTCGGCGGTCCTGCGACGCCCGGGCTCGGCTTCGCGCTCGGGTTCGAGCGCACGCTGCTCGCCTTGAAGGCCGCCGGTATCGAGCCGGGCGCGGGCGAGGGCGTCGCGGCGTACATCGCGGCCGTCGACGAGAGCGTGCGCGAAGCGGCGTTCTCGCTCGCGATGGCGCTTCGGGACGCAGGCGTCGCCGCCGAGCTCGACCACCGCGGCCGGAGCCTCAAGGCGCAGTTCAAGCACGCGGACAAGCTCGGTGCTCGCGTGGCTGTCGTCGTCGGGCCTGATGAGCTCGCAGCAGGCGAGGCGACGGTGCGGGATATGGTGACGAAGGACGAACGACGGGTCGCGCTCGCTGACGTGCCGGCGCACGTCGCGGCGCTTATCGGCTAG
- a CDS encoding cytochrome c biogenesis protein ResB, translating to MRTPRVLRLLSQAGSVRLAAWLIAALGALSIVSVVVPQRAYLGAAYEDFAHRAPAVAKLVSAVGLDRVYGGWPIAVVTALLGVNLTVCTVRRVSARRRSSSREGAVPAEFAAFVSRALGEGWTVLRAGPRSVTLVKGRSGFWGSAIMHAGLIVVIIGGVATSVTAFRGQAVIAEGQTVRDEPSAYETVGVVPRVGPAYRGTRITLDSMHVAYERGTVVSAVARMRAVQPDGRIVRKDVRVNHPLDAGGKSWLLQDSGYVARVVVRVDGRQALPLAVKLASETPYGWRDDIVVKTDAGDVALSLSATPRPVSSSDEAVEEKLAIRDPRLAIVVEHADARWEGVLAPGESSGSVGGATVIFEGLGLWSRFLVRGEPARWVTYAGFWLVVLGAMWRFAVPERRAVVQRGEDGALQAVLRVYPWMQTRAGEAEVVCLSCSQEMERRESSEEGSRE from the coding sequence GTGAGGACGCCTCGCGTCTTGCGCCTCCTGTCGCAGGCAGGCTCAGTGCGGTTGGCTGCATGGCTGATCGCCGCTTTAGGAGCCTTGTCCATCGTCTCTGTCGTGGTGCCGCAGCGCGCATACCTCGGCGCAGCGTACGAGGACTTCGCGCATCGAGCGCCTGCGGTGGCCAAGCTCGTCAGCGCCGTGGGCCTGGACCGCGTGTACGGCGGGTGGCCCATCGCGGTCGTGACGGCATTGCTCGGCGTGAACCTCACGGTCTGCACGGTGCGCCGCGTCAGCGCACGACGCCGCTCCTCGTCGCGCGAAGGTGCCGTCCCTGCCGAGTTCGCCGCGTTCGTCAGCAGGGCCTTGGGCGAGGGCTGGACCGTGCTTCGTGCAGGACCGCGCTCCGTCACGCTTGTGAAAGGGCGTAGCGGGTTCTGGGGAAGCGCGATCATGCACGCCGGGCTCATCGTCGTCATCATCGGCGGCGTTGCGACGTCTGTTACCGCGTTCCGCGGGCAGGCGGTCATCGCGGAGGGGCAGACGGTGCGGGACGAGCCGAGCGCGTACGAGACCGTGGGCGTCGTGCCGCGAGTGGGCCCTGCGTATCGAGGCACGCGGATCACCCTCGATTCGATGCATGTCGCCTACGAGCGCGGCACCGTCGTGTCCGCGGTGGCGCGGATGCGCGCCGTGCAGCCGGACGGTCGCATCGTCCGCAAGGACGTGCGCGTGAACCACCCGCTGGACGCTGGAGGGAAGAGCTGGCTGCTGCAGGACTCCGGGTACGTGGCCCGCGTCGTCGTCCGCGTCGACGGACGGCAAGCGCTCCCCCTGGCGGTCAAGCTGGCGTCAGAGACGCCGTACGGCTGGCGCGACGACATCGTCGTCAAGACGGACGCAGGCGACGTCGCGCTCTCCTTGTCCGCGACGCCGCGCCCGGTCTCGTCCAGCGACGAAGCCGTCGAAGAGAAGCTGGCGATCCGGGACCCTCGGCTTGCGATCGTCGTCGAGCACGCGGACGCGCGCTGGGAGGGCGTGCTCGCGCCTGGCGAGTCATCGGGTTCCGTCGGCGGCGCCACCGTGATCTTCGAGGGCCTCGGGCTGTGGAGCAGGTTCCTCGTCCGCGGCGAGCCCGCCCGATGGGTGACCTACGCGGGCTTCTGGCTCGTCGTGCTCGGTGCGATGTGGCGGTTCGCGGTGCCCGAGCGTCGCGCCGTCGTCCAGCGAGGCGAGGACGGAGCCCTGCAGGCCGTCCTGCGGGTCTATCCGTGGATGCAGACGCGCGCGGGCGAGGCAGAGGTCGTATGCTTGTCTTGCTCGCAGGAGATGGAGCGACGTGAGTCGAGCGAGGAGGGCTCGCGCGAATGA
- a CDS encoding LuxE/PaaK family acyltransferase: MTDERQRLAGAVHAMIDAGVDGDPAAFEALALDVFAYQYEHNGPYRAFCDALGATPKSVGDWQEIPAYPTESFKRDIVTSFPLAEAVMANITSGTTSPNQRGQIFRDEIGRGLILKANAVMTGSYLFPDLERTGRLRLLLLTPGPDLAPTMGMAIGMDETRKRFGTDDSAFLVGRTGVDVKRTVRMLRQSETDGTPVTMVGATSAFVYFMHTCRRKRMRFCLPAGSRVCDGGGYRGRFGEVTREDFYDMVFETFGVERSWCINTLGMAESATNYFDDTLRNTVMGLSGERHKPAPPWTRVVAVDPAKGDPLPPGEMGLLCHYDLANLPTVIGVQTDNLGWTDERGGFEIAGRARVVSGRAELEPGDRPVGPMGDTGTFRLLEAYVNFSIAFKSMLISSSSPKADYLELRRELGDDDVTLSCPTVVEDLVAGAEDAGARARGEAALSAFQRIAAAEGDAAAPGSPRVPDE; the protein is encoded by the coding sequence GTGACTGACGAACGGCAGCGTCTTGCGGGTGCTGTCCACGCGATGATCGACGCAGGAGTGGACGGCGATCCCGCTGCGTTCGAAGCGCTTGCGCTGGATGTCTTCGCCTACCAGTACGAGCACAACGGGCCATACCGCGCGTTCTGCGACGCCCTCGGCGCGACGCCGAAGTCCGTCGGAGACTGGCAGGAGATCCCCGCGTACCCGACCGAGTCCTTCAAGCGCGACATCGTGACGTCGTTCCCGCTCGCCGAGGCCGTGATGGCGAACATCACCAGCGGCACGACGTCGCCCAACCAGCGTGGGCAGATCTTCCGGGACGAGATCGGGAGGGGTTTGATCCTGAAGGCGAATGCCGTGATGACAGGAAGCTACCTCTTCCCTGATCTGGAACGGACCGGCAGGCTGCGGCTGCTCCTGCTCACGCCCGGGCCCGACCTTGCGCCGACGATGGGGATGGCCATCGGGATGGACGAGACGCGCAAGCGGTTCGGGACCGACGACAGCGCGTTCCTCGTCGGCCGCACCGGGGTCGACGTCAAGCGGACGGTCCGCATGCTCCGACAGTCCGAGACGGACGGGACGCCGGTCACGATGGTCGGCGCGACGTCGGCGTTCGTGTACTTCATGCACACGTGCAGGCGCAAGCGGATGCGGTTCTGTCTGCCTGCCGGGAGCCGCGTGTGCGATGGCGGCGGGTATCGCGGGCGCTTCGGCGAGGTGACGCGAGAGGACTTCTACGACATGGTCTTCGAGACCTTCGGCGTCGAGCGGTCGTGGTGCATCAACACGCTCGGGATGGCAGAAAGCGCGACGAACTACTTCGACGATACGCTGCGAAACACGGTCATGGGTCTGAGCGGCGAGCGTCACAAGCCGGCCCCGCCGTGGACGCGCGTGGTTGCCGTGGACCCGGCGAAAGGGGATCCGTTGCCGCCTGGTGAGATGGGCCTGCTGTGCCACTACGACCTCGCGAACCTGCCGACGGTCATCGGCGTCCAGACCGACAACCTCGGCTGGACCGACGAGCGTGGCGGCTTCGAGATCGCCGGCCGCGCTCGCGTCGTGTCCGGGCGTGCCGAGCTCGAGCCGGGCGACCGCCCGGTCGGACCGATGGGAGACACGGGCACGTTCCGGCTGCTGGAGGCGTACGTGAACTTCTCGATAGCCTTCAAGTCGATGCTCATCTCCAGCAGCTCTCCGAAGGCAGACTACCTCGAGCTCCGGCGCGAGTTAGGTGACGACGACGTGACGCTGTCGTGCCCGACCGTCGTCGAGGACCTCGTGGCGGGAGCCGAGGACGCCGGCGCTCGCGCTCGCGGCGAGGCCGCCCTCTCGGCGTTCCAGCGCATCGCTGCGGCCGAGGGCGATGCAGCTGCGCCTGGCTCTCCGCGCGTGCCGGACGAATAG
- a CDS encoding B12-binding domain-containing radical SAM protein: MRITLISPPFGEGGQKSKGLPIAPPVLEYLAGLTEQVRPGEHEITLVDANLRDFDPDACEADLVGMTVLTPQAPWAYRTADALRARGIQVLLGGIHVHALPDEAARHADAILVGEAETVWGRILDDATRRRLEPRYDGPYAPLENLPRPITGLLPDRYVFGSFFTSRGCPHSCAFCSVHEFFGRTVRMRPIGEVVEEVAASTKRLFWNIDDNVWGVNVKRSIDLYREMAEQVRGKWWFGSGDLVTLQHPRADELLDLARRAGMTAAMVGYESDSPVVLEELDATKKQGRDRLDAIKRIRAAGIEVMLFIMVGSRADHLRDFERIRELSDALDVAVHPVMTTPFPGTKLYEKYRPYLISGQDWDLYDGNHANFYHDDPEMTPEAREHELIRLRDEVFTIPKILRRITRVGLKGFPMAHMTSWAVQYPQGRAFHEFAREHARMQRTKEHAR, encoded by the coding sequence GTGCGCATCACCCTCATATCGCCTCCGTTCGGCGAGGGCGGCCAGAAGTCCAAAGGGCTTCCTATCGCGCCACCCGTGCTGGAGTATCTGGCCGGTCTCACCGAACAGGTGCGGCCTGGCGAGCACGAGATCACCCTGGTGGACGCCAATCTGCGCGACTTCGACCCCGACGCGTGCGAGGCCGACCTCGTCGGCATGACCGTGCTGACCCCTCAGGCGCCCTGGGCGTACCGGACCGCCGATGCGTTGCGCGCTCGCGGTATCCAGGTCCTGCTCGGCGGCATCCACGTCCACGCATTGCCCGACGAGGCTGCGCGTCATGCGGACGCGATCCTGGTCGGTGAGGCGGAGACCGTGTGGGGGAGGATCCTCGACGACGCGACCAGGCGACGCCTCGAGCCGCGCTACGATGGCCCGTACGCGCCGCTCGAGAACCTGCCTCGGCCCATCACGGGGTTGCTGCCTGACCGGTACGTGTTCGGGTCGTTCTTCACGAGCCGCGGATGCCCGCACTCGTGCGCGTTCTGCTCTGTCCACGAGTTCTTCGGACGCACCGTGCGTATGCGACCGATCGGCGAGGTGGTGGAGGAGGTCGCTGCGAGCACGAAGCGCCTCTTTTGGAACATCGACGACAACGTGTGGGGCGTGAACGTGAAGCGCTCCATCGACCTGTATCGTGAGATGGCCGAGCAGGTGCGCGGGAAGTGGTGGTTCGGTTCCGGCGACCTCGTCACGCTCCAGCATCCAAGGGCGGATGAGCTGCTCGACCTTGCTAGGCGGGCCGGCATGACCGCGGCGATGGTCGGCTACGAGTCGGACAGCCCCGTGGTGCTGGAGGAGCTCGACGCCACCAAGAAGCAAGGAAGAGACCGGCTCGACGCCATCAAGCGCATACGGGCGGCCGGCATCGAGGTCATGCTCTTCATCATGGTCGGCAGCCGGGCCGATCACCTGCGCGACTTCGAGCGCATCCGCGAGCTGAGCGACGCTCTCGACGTGGCCGTGCACCCCGTGATGACGACGCCGTTCCCGGGGACGAAGCTGTACGAGAAGTACAGGCCGTACCTCATCAGCGGTCAGGACTGGGACCTGTACGACGGCAACCACGCGAACTTCTACCACGACGACCCCGAGATGACGCCAGAAGCGCGCGAGCACGAGCTCATACGGCTTCGCGACGAGGTGTTCACGATACCGAAGATACTGCGCAGGATCACGCGAGTCGGGCTCAAGGGCTTTCCGATGGCGCACATGACCTCGTGGGCGGTCCAGTATCCGCAAGGCCGGGCGTTCCACGAGTTCGCTCGTGAGCACGCACGCATGCAACGCACGAAGGAGCACGCGCGATGA
- a CDS encoding ABC transporter substrate-binding protein, producing the protein MGRFQVPSTALWVLGVVIAALVVPMLTFVLRERPWTMGADPRDSTNAPIRQVNTVYTAATVLELPYEDERSFVPRAPGQESSYLEVVAPAADEGFWLVHHPPGAGAVPHVRLLGRDGSVLASFDTTLGATLFTPSPSGDLWVDVAMGSGDQEHVLRYGPDGSLRGTYQLPRGFLARAITFDPDGGVWALSEEWAIDPESKEVHLNNALVPVAMPGSLEPPADPLSLILSGSFFGADGLLYRVASDGAITGEHTTPPYTVTSWTKAGDKIATYTLPEDVRPFAADAKGRLYAEELRPEKPVALGLSSLGDPANEVAVLWIVDRDGTVTKIQVPWQDLFTEWAPLAWPRRDGTLVTSRVSGEKLAVVELVPGGRVTVDTEAPFQPELTVIEPVEPASGDPYAAIDDAQRDLFRLVYSGLVAYDASLTPVPDLAKRVPSKENGLVSADGLTIRWEIRDGVLWHDGRAVSADDVVATYEYLRDRSYLPHGRPFPGFDAIEEVRAEGSSVVVRLSRPVGVAPEAFFPYVLPSHALPETTTVNPPVFAAPIGCGPYRLARWEDGTAWYLVAHRAGSRKPGQVGKVRIAFAHGQDALALYRQTPGPVVWDWVDDASVVELRKSGVEVAEHASGRWWGTLLNPRRKPTAELAVRQAIRAAYPRDALHSQVYAPSETSVPVDAHPVVSPAHDPSRGPVKGDDLETARSVLSASGWRSTPDEKLARRVWKRFGEVLEVEGLSTHRLWNDTDIPLEAMDAMQLRWREMGALDRYDPASLRHYEAVWRRGALSTGSYTVGLGVFPGYPDPGWGGVFDSGDVPSPANPYGIGIAAPRDATLAKLYATAKAEYDREKRAAIGREITRRAFDELVLAIGERYEMRRVAVSGGATGFVVRAFPAGVFSDVAQLSAPGAGR; encoded by the coding sequence ATGGGAAGGTTCCAGGTGCCGTCGACGGCGCTTTGGGTCCTCGGCGTGGTGATCGCGGCGCTCGTGGTGCCGATGCTCACATTCGTGCTCCGTGAGCGGCCGTGGACGATGGGCGCAGATCCGCGCGACAGCACGAACGCACCGATACGCCAGGTCAACACCGTGTACACGGCCGCGACGGTCCTCGAGCTCCCGTACGAGGACGAACGCTCCTTCGTGCCGAGGGCGCCAGGCCAGGAGTCCTCGTACCTCGAGGTCGTCGCTCCAGCAGCGGACGAGGGTTTCTGGCTCGTCCACCATCCGCCGGGAGCGGGGGCCGTCCCGCACGTCCGGCTGCTCGGCCGGGACGGCAGCGTGCTCGCTTCGTTCGATACCACGCTCGGCGCAACGCTCTTCACGCCGTCGCCATCGGGCGATCTCTGGGTCGACGTCGCCATGGGCTCAGGCGACCAGGAGCACGTTCTCCGCTATGGGCCGGACGGATCGCTGCGTGGGACCTACCAGCTCCCGCGCGGCTTTCTCGCTCGCGCCATCACCTTCGATCCCGATGGCGGCGTGTGGGCGCTTTCCGAAGAGTGGGCCATCGACCCGGAGAGCAAGGAGGTCCACCTCAACAACGCGCTCGTGCCCGTCGCGATGCCAGGCTCGCTCGAACCCCCGGCCGACCCGCTGTCGCTCATCTTGAGCGGGTCGTTCTTCGGCGCTGACGGTCTGCTGTACCGGGTCGCGTCAGACGGGGCCATCACGGGCGAGCACACCACGCCGCCGTACACGGTGACCTCCTGGACCAAGGCCGGCGACAAGATCGCCACGTACACGCTGCCCGAAGACGTGCGGCCGTTCGCGGCCGATGCGAAGGGCCGCTTGTACGCGGAAGAGCTCCGCCCGGAGAAGCCCGTGGCCCTCGGGCTGTCCTCGCTCGGCGATCCGGCCAACGAGGTCGCGGTGTTGTGGATCGTCGACCGAGACGGGACGGTCACGAAGATCCAGGTGCCCTGGCAAGACCTGTTCACGGAGTGGGCGCCGCTCGCGTGGCCTCGGCGTGATGGGACGCTCGTCACCAGCCGCGTCTCGGGCGAGAAGCTTGCGGTCGTGGAGCTGGTTCCTGGCGGTCGCGTGACGGTCGACACGGAGGCGCCGTTCCAGCCCGAGCTCACCGTCATCGAGCCCGTCGAACCGGCAAGCGGCGACCCGTACGCCGCCATCGACGACGCGCAGCGCGACCTGTTCAGGCTCGTCTACAGCGGCCTCGTGGCCTACGATGCGTCGCTGACACCCGTGCCCGATCTCGCGAAGCGCGTGCCGAGCAAGGAAAACGGGCTCGTCTCCGCTGACGGGCTCACGATCCGCTGGGAGATCCGGGACGGAGTGCTCTGGCACGACGGGCGAGCGGTCAGCGCCGACGACGTCGTCGCCACCTACGAGTACCTTCGCGACCGCTCGTACCTGCCGCACGGCCGGCCCTTCCCCGGCTTCGATGCGATCGAGGAGGTCCGGGCCGAAGGCTCGTCGGTCGTGGTCCGCCTCTCCCGACCGGTCGGGGTCGCCCCCGAGGCGTTCTTCCCGTACGTGTTGCCCAGCCACGCGCTGCCTGAGACGACCACGGTGAACCCGCCGGTCTTCGCGGCACCCATCGGCTGCGGGCCGTACCGGCTCGCGCGCTGGGAGGACGGGACCGCGTGGTACCTCGTTGCGCACCGCGCCGGCTCTCGGAAGCCGGGGCAGGTCGGGAAGGTCCGCATCGCGTTCGCGCACGGGCAAGACGCTCTTGCGCTGTATCGGCAGACGCCGGGCCCCGTCGTGTGGGACTGGGTGGACGACGCGAGCGTGGTGGAGCTGCGCAAGAGCGGCGTCGAGGTCGCCGAGCACGCGAGCGGACGCTGGTGGGGGACGCTTCTCAACCCGCGTCGGAAGCCGACTGCCGAGCTCGCTGTCCGTCAAGCGATCCGTGCAGCGTACCCGCGCGACGCGCTCCACTCCCAGGTCTACGCTCCGTCGGAGACGAGCGTCCCGGTCGATGCGCACCCGGTCGTCTCGCCGGCGCACGATCCGTCGCGCGGGCCCGTGAAGGGCGACGACCTAGAGACAGCGCGGAGCGTGCTCTCGGCGAGCGGGTGGCGGTCGACGCCAGACGAGAAGCTCGCTCGCCGCGTGTGGAAGCGGTTCGGCGAGGTCCTCGAGGTGGAAGGTCTGTCGACCCACCGGCTGTGGAACGACACGGACATCCCGCTCGAAGCGATGGACGCGATGCAGCTCAGGTGGCGCGAGATGGGGGCTCTCGACCGGTACGATCCCGCTTCGCTCCGTCACTACGAGGCCGTGTGGCGCCGCGGCGCCTTGAGCACAGGTAGCTACACGGTGGGCCTCGGCGTGTTCCCGGGGTATCCAGACCCCGGGTGGGGTGGGGTCTTCGATTCGGGCGACGTGCCGTCTCCGGCCAATCCGTACGGGATCGGTATCGCAGCGCCGCGCGACGCGACGCTTGCGAAGCTGTACGCGACCGCCAAGGCCGAGTACGACCGCGAGAAGCGGGCCGCCATCGGTCGGGAGATCACGCGCCGCGCGTTCGACGAGCTCGTGCTGGCCATCGGGGAGCGGTACGAGATGAGGCGGGTCGCGGTGTCCGGCGGCGCGACGGGATTCGTCGTGCGTGCATTCCCTGCAGGGGTGTTCAGCGACGTGGCGCAGCTGTCGGCTCCAGGAGCGGGCCGATGA
- a CDS encoding cytochrome c biogenesis protein yields MNALEATTFWIAIALYAVGAVAIIAALSFKKPALQTAALAATGAGLAAHSVAIVARWVAAGHFPYIEDYENVLVGAFVMVLAYFVVALRFRGTALAGVLILPVTLVTCGYGITQAGPAGPVTPPYQSGWLVVHVTFAWITYAAYSTVAGLAAVHLIRRRAERRGQPDGLPPWLPSAERIEELTLPLVAFGFLNNAVMIASGSIWAYRLWGSYWSWDPVETWSLLTWLAYGFYLHAKVTLKWSADRLAWLALFCLFGVMMVFWGVQLVPTSYHLFRNIGSGMPRLSRPQ; encoded by the coding sequence ATGAACGCTTTGGAGGCGACGACGTTCTGGATCGCGATCGCGCTGTACGCGGTGGGCGCGGTGGCGATCATCGCGGCGCTGTCGTTCAAGAAGCCCGCTCTGCAGACGGCCGCTCTCGCAGCCACTGGTGCGGGGCTTGCAGCCCACAGCGTCGCCATCGTCGCGCGATGGGTCGCCGCAGGCCACTTCCCGTACATCGAGGACTACGAGAACGTGCTCGTCGGCGCGTTCGTGATGGTGCTGGCGTACTTCGTCGTCGCGCTGCGGTTCCGTGGCACGGCGCTGGCGGGCGTGCTCATCCTGCCCGTGACGCTCGTGACGTGCGGGTACGGCATCACGCAAGCCGGTCCCGCCGGGCCTGTGACGCCGCCGTACCAGTCGGGCTGGCTCGTGGTGCACGTGACGTTCGCGTGGATAACCTACGCGGCCTACTCGACCGTCGCGGGGCTGGCGGCCGTGCACCTCATCCGGAGGCGCGCGGAGCGCCGCGGCCAGCCGGACGGGCTCCCGCCGTGGCTGCCGTCGGCAGAGCGCATCGAGGAGCTCACGCTCCCGCTCGTCGCGTTCGGCTTCTTGAACAACGCCGTCATGATCGCCTCAGGCTCGATCTGGGCGTACCGACTGTGGGGCTCGTACTGGAGCTGGGACCCGGTAGAGACGTGGTCGCTCCTCACCTGGCTGGCCTACGGCTTCTACCTCCACGCGAAGGTCACGCTGAAGTGGAGCGCCGACCGTCTCGCGTGGCTCGCGCTGTTCTGCCTGTTCGGGGTCATGATGGTCTTCTGGGGGGTGCAGCTCGTCCCGACAAGCTACCACCTGTTCAGGAACATCGGATCGGGCATGCCGCGGCTCAGTCGGCCGCAGTGA
- the ccsA gene encoding cytochrome c biogenesis protein CcsA: MAVTVHTALYWAACGFFAAALVAALVRPQRSEAIVRLLACGLALQAASAIARWTVTGHPPVFGTFENTIAASWAVALTTAVLVARMKERAHPLLVRLMLGWVVAILAYGQAFDKTPYPLTISERSLFIDIHVLFAWTAFSMLVLAGTAGFVRLAERNAERSAELDSLIVRGVGLGFAAFSAMMMVGSVYSYVLFADWYRWEIVGTTAFAAWLGYALTAHAYAMFGWRGRRIAWCVLALLPLVLAVFWSWSIMSNTYHHFDIPDIRAW; this comes from the coding sequence ATGGCGGTGACGGTGCACACAGCGCTCTACTGGGCGGCGTGCGGGTTCTTCGCCGCGGCCCTCGTCGCTGCGCTTGTGCGCCCCCAGCGCAGCGAGGCCATTGTCAGGCTGCTGGCGTGTGGCCTGGCGCTGCAGGCCGCATCAGCGATCGCCCGGTGGACGGTCACGGGCCACCCTCCGGTTTTCGGGACCTTCGAGAACACCATCGCTGCGTCGTGGGCCGTCGCGCTGACGACAGCGGTTCTCGTGGCACGGATGAAAGAGCGCGCTCACCCGCTCCTCGTCAGATTGATGCTCGGGTGGGTCGTGGCGATCCTCGCGTACGGGCAGGCGTTCGACAAGACGCCGTATCCGCTCACCATATCCGAGCGGAGCCTCTTCATCGACATTCACGTGCTGTTCGCGTGGACGGCGTTCTCGATGCTGGTGCTTGCGGGCACAGCTGGCTTCGTTCGGCTGGCCGAGCGGAACGCCGAGCGGAGCGCTGAGCTCGATTCGCTCATCGTCCGCGGTGTGGGTCTGGGATTTGCTGCGTTCAGCGCGATGATGATGGTGGGCTCGGTCTACAGCTACGTCCTGTTCGCAGACTGGTACCGTTGGGAGATCGTCGGCACGACGGCGTTCGCCGCGTGGCTGGGCTATGCTTTGACGGCGCACGCGTACGCGATGTTCGGGTGGCGTGGCCGCAGGATCGCGTGGTGCGTTCTGGCGTTGCTGCCGCTCGTGCTCGCGGTGTTCTGGTCCTGGAGCATCATGTCCAACACGTACCATCACTTCGATATCCCTGACATCAGAGCGTGGTGA